The stretch of DNA AAGTCGAAAGCACCAGGTCCATCAGTTGTTCCGGCAGCAAAGCCGAACCCCATTGCAGCTGGGCATGTTTTAACCACCTCATAACCTCCTTGTTTGGGGATCTTTACTTCTAATTGGGAGAAGTCTATGTAAGCGTGGCGATAATCAATCTTGCTTTTCAGTGTTTCAGATGCTTTGTTGAATAGATCTACAGCGGTTTTGAACTGCCTCTCACCAATAATACGTGTACTCTCAAATTCGTCTGGGTAACTGACAACATCAAGAATGAGGGGCAATTATTGAGGTATAAGATATGAAAGTGCTACATACCAAAAATTCATCGCATGGAGATAAATAAATACCCTGGTCCTCTTCCATAGCATAATTCATTCTTCCCACCACAGGTACTATGATTGAAGTCACAAGGTAAGCCACTGTCTATACAGAAGGCCCCATGAACATTTGGACTAACATCACCACAGTTGGATTGGCAAAAGGCAGATACAAATGCAGGCTTGTTAGCCTGCCTGAGAACACCCCTGACTCGTCTTGCAACACTTAAAGTCCTGGTAGCTGGTTTACCAGAAGGAGACTGGAAGGATGCAGCAAGCTCCAGTAACTCATGGTCTGCATCAGACAGATCTCAAATAATTATCCAAAGATATGTCATATTTGGATAAAATCTTGCCCCACTTTTCCAATAATTAAAAACTgagaactaaaaaattaaaaaaataaataaataaaatgaacaGGACCATACATCATAAACCCTTTAAGATAATAAACTCCAAGTAAATGAGAAATGCAAGACTCACGTTCAGAATGTCCTGAAACTATGTTAGAGACTCTTCGAGGAATTCCTTCGGAAGCAAATTCATCAGAAACTCCACGTTGCTCAAACCAATCTTCCATAAATCGTGCAGCAGCACCCTTGTTATCCCCACTGATTAATGGATTTGTACGACTCATAGAAGTCCCATGAGTGGCAAACCAATTGAAGCTACCCACTGGACCCCACTGATCATCAACAAACTTTAAAAGGGTCATCTCTTTGTCAACATCATACTTGTATTTACTGCGTTCTGCTGCAGGATTATTAAGATAGGCACTAGGACTGCGATTTACACCAGCATCTAGGATCTCTCCTGCAAGTTAaggttaaaattaatataagaatatttattGTCATAAATTTATCTTATTAAGTAAAAGCTTTAGAATCTTCTCTCCTTACCCTTGTTTACAAAAATTGATCCTGGACTGAGATTGTCATGAGCCTCTATAATGCTTTTCTCAATACCATTGACAAGGACATCAAATGATTGACGCACAAATCCAAGGGAAGTTACAATATATACAACGTATTGGAGATAGCCCCCAGGCCCAGCATGGGTGTGTATTCCACTGATAGCTACATTTTTTTCGTTGTATAAATCACCATATCTGCCAAGTAACATATAAGAATttagtttgtttatttttaaaacaaaagaaTCTAGTTGAACCTCTTGTTCCCTTTAAACAAGTCCTTAATACAAAAATGCTACAGAGCTTATGGGGCATTGGAAAATTTTCCCTTTTTATGCATACTAAAGTTATAAGAATTTCGGTCCATCAAATCATATTAGTCTCAAAATTTTGCAAAACTTTattcttttttgaaaaaaaaaaacattgtgTACCTACGGATGCAGAGTAATATCTAAAGAATTATTATAATGATTACCTTGCTTTCAGCCTCTCAAGCACTTTTATTGTCACAAGCTGTGAGGCCATACAAGCATCAAGATTAACAAACACCACCCGTTTCCCTTGAGGCTCTGCAACAATAAATGTGCGAGCTCGAAGCCTTAGGTGAACACCAGCTGCAATCTGGCCTGTGTTAGCATAACCCATCATATTGACATCGGCAGCTGGTCCCGTAATGTCATAGCTTCCAAGACCAATCAAATATTTGGAATTCCCCCCTTTACCGCTATGTAACAACAAGAAAATTGCAATCCAAAACCAGCTACCAACGCATGCTCTCAAAATATTGAAATGAACACGAGAAAACAACTCCATCGTAGCACCACCAAATTCAGAGTCTTAGAGCATAATCAATCACTCAACACTCCCTGAAAACTCACACAGACACCAAATCAACATAGCTAAAGCAAAATCAGCACTGAAATTCAAATAATCTATTCTGCCATAATTCCAcacacaaatacacaaaaataacttCGTACTGTTTGAATTTGTAAACACAATGATTCTAGCAATGATACTTATTTTGGTGAGGGATTGAGCTTTCAACTTAAAACCAATTGATACATTCTTGGGACTATTTCCAAACATCCAAGAAAACAGTTAAAAGTCGCTGAACGAGAGAAAAAAACCCCTAAAAATGATGAAGCAGGCCAAACAATTATTGGTGAGAAGTTTTAGTACCTTGTATTTCAGAATCGACGGAGCTGCGGTTCCATTAAAGAGCCATTGATCGAAGAAGTCCTTGTAGTTTAAAGCATTTTCAGCCTTAGTGAGCagaggtatagagagagaaagatgatTATTGTTGATTTTATAAAGGAGAGCACCTACGCTTCAAAAATGGAGTCAAAGGAAAGACAAGTATACCCGATAGCTGAGAAGGAAAGACACTGTGGCGGTTTATGgttttatttgattttcttttttacaaataaataaagagaaatgTTAGGAGGTAACAGTAGTGTCTAGCATGCTTCTATGTGTTTTTATTAGTCCTAAGTATTGTTTCCATATaatttagggagtatcgctaactAATTGCAATATAAAATATGGAGGAAGTGCTAATAATACTGGTACGTtactcataaataaataaataaagaggtGTTTAATTTTGTATGGCGGTGTTTATTTATGATGTACTATGTATCTGATTTACCCGAATCTAAATAATAATGAATCGGTCAGATCAGATTACTTCGAATTAACCTTTGATTGagacttttattaatcaatgaAAAGACAATTATTGCTCAAATTCTATTTGATTACTGATATGTCTTACAATTTCGAATCAATAGTTGAATATTGAAACATTGTGTAACACCACAAGTGACAACCTATAAGTTTCTCTCGTAATTCTTTTTTTCCCAAGTCAAGTGCTTCATCGATTTACCTGTTTATGTACATTTGTACAAACTCCATTTGCCTTCAGTAGCTGAGTTGAAGTGCACGAATTTTTCGTGAGTTGAAATAGTTGTTTACAAACGTTTGGCTTTCCGTTTTATGAGCAAGTGGGCGTAAGCGTAGCTAAGTTAATAAAACGACAGAGCCCAAATGTGGCCTAATTTATGCTTGTCACTGGGAAACATTTCTAAGCATCGGTGGACCCATTTATGCGATCCTCACGTTACTTCCTACTACGGATTTTTGtggtgttttaattttttttttttttttttttttttgaaagaacctCAGTTcatattaaattgaaaaaactaGAGAGCTGGGATTCACAGGGGGAAATCCCTCCCCAGTTGAAAACTGGCAATCAGCCAAACAAACTCTAGCCGACTTGGCTAAGTCATCTACTACAGTAAAATGTTCTCTTctaacaaaaacaacaaaacaagcAGAAAAAACAGAAAGTTTTcctaaaattaaagaaaaaagagCAGAACATTTCCAATCCGGGGTGTTCTTTGATCGGATGGCCTCCACCAGCACCTTCGAATCAGAAATAATGGTGAGATTATCCCATTGTTGCATCTCGGCCCATTGCAAACTCAAAAGAACAGCCTGCATCTCAGCCTCTAGAGCGGAATCCCCCACACCAGAAGAGATACCGTGCCACCACTCCATAGAAGACATATCCATGGCCACCATAGCACAACCGTACTTTCCTTCCTTGAAGGAACCATCCACCATAACAGTCTTGGTGGTTGTGATTCTCGACTGGGACTCCCTTTCGGTGTAGGTAGACCGACTATCATTCTCCCCAACAATCAGTTGAATCTCAGCCAACCTGCTGGAGATTTCCCCTCTTAGCAAGTTCACATTCGGCACATAATTCTCAGTGTGGAACACTTTGTTCCTAGTATTCCAAATGCAATCCAGAATCACTCCAATACAGTTGATGAAATTGGGACGATTAGTGTGATCAATCGAACTACAGAGGTTACGCATAACTTCCTTCATATTAGTACCCATCACCCTATCGATTCTGATAGGCCAGGGGCTAGAAAACCATAAAGCCAGGGCAATACTACATTTGGTAAAGAGATGCAAAGATGACTCAGGGGCAGTATGGCATAAAGGGCAGAAATTTACCTCCACAGACGGAAATTTGTCCCCAGTAGGCAAAACATTCGAACAAACTCTCCATAGAAGCAAACTCAACCTAGGGTGTATCTTAGAGTTCCAAATCCATCTCCACAAGTCTTCTTTTTCACCAAACCGCTCTTGTTGTTCAACCCAATAGGCACCCTTTACACTGAACTTTCCCACCAATGAATTCTTCCAAATAAGAGTATCTGTGGAAGCATTCACATTGATTTGTATTCCCCCGATCTTGGTGCCCATATCACTGCCAAACAGATACCGGAGATAGCCCAAATTCCACTTCCTGGTACTTCTATACATCAAATCCGCTACCGATTGCATACTAGGAGCCTTTGACCGAATGCTTTCCATCAATTCTCGGAATTGAACATAGTCCAACCATGGAATCCATGGCTGCCACCAAACATCCACATCTTCGCCCGTAGCAAGAACAGAACACGCCCCCTTGGCTATTGTATTTCTAGCTCTAAGGATACCACGCCATAAAAAACTGTCAGTGGGCTTTTCTTGGACACTCCAAAAGGATTCACGCGGAAAGTATTTTCCTTTCATAATATCACACCAAGGCCGATTGATCCCACAAGCCAACATCCAGGCAAGTTTGGCTAGTAAGGCATGGTTAATATCTTCGAAACGCCGAAACCCGAGTCCCCCCAACATTTTGGGTTGACAAATAGAATTCCACGACTTCGCAGCCCACATATACTGATTGTCAAGagagccattccaccaaaattttCTAACTATAGCATCCAATTCACGGCAGGAGGAGAGGGGAATTTTGAATGTGGACATGGCATAGTTGGGAAGGGCCAAAGCTACTGAATTTATGTATACCAATCTACCGGCCTTAGACAAGGACTTGAGTTTCCAACCTTCGAGTCTCTCCACCAGTTTAGATTTAAGAAAGTGAAAATCCTTCCTTTTGCTTCGGCCAAAGATAAAGGGATTACCCAGGTGCTTCTCCGAGTCTGATATCACACTCATATCCAGCTTGTTCTCAATGGCTTCCTTGAGCGAATTTGAACAATTGCCCGAGAAAAGAATTCCAGATTTCTGTTTGCTACACTTCTGCCCAGACCACTCTTCAAATTGTTGAATGCAATCATTCAAAGTCTCTATATCCCGGAGATTAGCTCGGGAAAATATAATGGTATCGTCCGCAAACATAAGATGAGATAAAGCTGGAACATTGCGAGCCACCTTGATACCATGTAGCCTACCTCTGTCTTGTTCTAAAGAGAGGAGCCGAGAGAGTACTTCATTGCAAAGAAGGAATAGATACGGGGACATGGGATCTCCTTGTCGAATGCCCCGTTCCGGCTTGAAGCGTTTCAAGGGCTTCCCATTGAGAAGAATGGAATAGGATACTGTTGTCACACAACACATCACCAAATTGATGAAGTGAGTAGAGAAACCGAATCGTTCCATAACAGCCTTCAAAAACCCCTATTCCAAGCGGTCATACGCTTTGTTCATGTCCATTTTAATGGCTAGAAGACCCCctttccctttctttttcttgaTAACATTCACGACCTCCTGAGTAAGTAAGGTTGACTCGGCTATCCACCTTCCAGGGAGAAAAGCCGATTGTGTAGGAGCAATAAGATGATCAAGAACCACTTTCAGACGATGCGCCAAAATGCGAGCTATAACCTTGTATACAAAATTACATAAGGCAATAGGCCGATATCGCTCCACACAATCCGGATTGGTACCTTTCGGGATAAGGCAGATGAAAGAATGATTAAGACTCGGATCCAGAGTTCCGGAAGCAAAGAAACGCTGAATGCTCTTGACTACATCATCTCCAACAAAGTGCCAGCATTTGCGGTAGAAACATCCCGAAAGGCCATCCGGGCCAGGCGCCTTGAGGGGATGCATTAGAAAAACATGGGACCTGATTTCCTCCTGATCAGGAATCGCCGTGAGCATGTTATTCTCGTAGTGAGAAATCGAGTTGCTTATCAAGACATCAAGACCATCATAAGAAACCTGACCTTTAGATGAAAAGAGATCAATAAAATACTCATTGAGGATCGTACCAATCTCCTTGACATTCGAACATAACATTCCATTGGAATTTTTCAGATTCCATATTTGATTTCTCTTCCTCCGCACCATGGTGGACGCATGAAAAAAGGAAGAGTTTCTGTCGCCTTTGGACAGCCATAATTCTCTGGAACGTTGCTTCCACATGGACTCCTTACGTCTCCATAACTCGCCCAAATTTTTAAGAATGTCCTCCTCAGCCACCTCATCCGTTTCATGCACCTCTTTGGATTGAAGAGTTTGGAGCTCAAATTCTAATTCCTTAATCTTGTTATCACAGTCCCCAAAAACATTCTTACTCCACCACCGAAGAGCACTTTGAGTTCTATTGATGCTTTTCCCAATACTCCCCCTATCATTCTCTTGGTTATCCCTACACCACGCCTCCTTGATAACTTCCCAGCAAGAAGGGTCCTCAAACCAAGCTTCGAAGAACCTGAAGGGTCTGAATCCTTTAGTCTTACACATGATAGAGTCAAAAACCATCGCCCCATGGTCGGAAGAAGTGATTGGCAGATTACGAACCCCCCCCTCTGGGCACACAGTTAACCAATTGGTATCCACGATCACACGGTCTAATCTTTCCTTTACTAACCCGCCATTCTTACGCTTATTCAACCAAGTGTATTTGCAACCACTATACCCAAGATCAATACTTCCAGTAGAACGAAGGAAATTCTGAAGGATAGCACCATCCCTGTGAGTAAAGGAACGCCCCCCCGATTTATCCTCTCTATTCAAAAGAGTATTGAGATCACCCATGAGGGCCCAAGGACCATCAAACGAATTGGCAAGATTCGAGAGATGTTCCCAAAATTCTCTCTTATGCTCGTCATACGGAGTCCCATAAACTGCTAACATCCCCCAAATACTTGAAATCTCATGATCATTGACAGTACACACAAAACCATACTCAAGACTCTCCAACACCTTAATATCAACATTCCTGTTCCACAGCAGACAAACACCTCCCGCACGTCCCACAGAAGGAACAAAAGCACCATTCTCGAATTGCAGAGAATTACAAATCGACTTCATTTGACTAGTACCAATCTTAGTTTCCATTAGAAATACACAATCCACCTTCCACTTCCAAACCCAAGCCTTTAGAGCTTGGATTGCCGCCGGTCTCGAAAGGCCGCGGCAGTTCCAAGAGAGGAACCTCATTGGGGAAGGGGGGGCTTGATAAGGGCCGCCTCCTCGCCCACTTGAAAATTTTGATCGATCTGAACTTCCACAAGTAAATTACCAAACTCAGAATTAGGAGAAGAAATCTTAGTACCTGACGCACCATTGTTGCTGAGGGACTTTTTCCTTCCTCTCAATGTTCTTGAACTCGAAGACCCCTTCTTGGTAGAATCTTTGCCAAGTGAAAAAGGAATCAAACCACCATTCTCAGAATTTAACCCCTGCCCCAAGGGTGAGGGAGTCTTCGAAACTGATTGGATCGCCAAATTAATAACTGGGGATACATTCCCTGCCGCCTTCCTTTTCTTAGATTGTGACCCAGAGATAGGAGATAGAATCGGATCATGAAACCATTTAGTTCCACTTTCATTTGGGCTTTTCCTTTCATCCAAAATGGGCCCAGAGATTTTATCAGTAATCTCTTCCAACGTTTCTGTAGGTCCATTAATGAAGATGGGCTCTGGATGATGATGGGGTGTGCGTGACTTACATACTTCGTGATGAGGCTTTTCAATAACTTGGGCAGCATCAGGCCCATTATGGGCCATCATACAAACTATAACATTTGCATCTTCAGGATTTGGGCCCAGTTTATTCATAGGATGCTCCTTGACTTCAAAATTGGGTGTGCCAGATGTCATTCCAGCTGTCCCACCTTCAGAAGAATTATTCGAATTGTTTTTGCCCACCTCCTTCGTACCTTTCGTACAATTGTCTGTATCAATCGTGGTAGTGGCCTCAACACCAATTCTCGTACCATTTCTGGTACTGGGCCCTTCATTCGACACCTGGACTCTTCGAATGGCTTGGATATTCGCCGTCCGATCTTCCCCATCCCGGAGAAGCACCGGCCTCTTCGTATCAAAACAATTACGGATGGGAACATTTGCCTTAATCCACGGCCCATACAGAGGGACTGCATTTCCAATGGGAGGAAAGGCAAACGCCCGCTCCCTGGTACAAACACTAAAATCATGGGCCAAATATCCACAGTTAAAACAGATTTTGGGCAATTTACGATATTTAAACTGTATCCACTCTTTCCTTCCTCGGGATATACTCAGGTAGAACCCCGCCGGAAGACGTTGGTCTAAATGAATATCCACCTTGAGTTTGAGAAAACCCCGCCTTGCAATAGTCCGGTTGTCAACCCCATCTGAAGCCAAGAACTCGCCAACCTTGGCTCCAATCACGCTGGAATTTTGAAACGCAAGGTAGGGTGTTGGAAGGCCATGTATCTCCACCCAAAAGACAGCTTTATTCATCGGAACCCCATACCAGTTGCCATCAAGAGGCCACTCCCTAATATTTAGCAATTGCCCAGCTAAAATCCAAGGTCGCCGTTTCAGAACCTCTTCCTTATCCTCCAGCTTGTCGAAGAAAATGCCCCAAGTGCCTTGTTCCATAGTTTTCATTCTCCATTTTCCTTTCAGATTCCACACCCCCGAAAGAATTTGTTTAATCCTTCCTTTGGTCAGTGGACGGGAGCCAAGGATTTTGGCCAGTACCCCAGTCTTCGCAATC from Cannabis sativa cultivar Pink pepper isolate KNU-18-1 chromosome 2, ASM2916894v1, whole genome shotgun sequence encodes:
- the LOC115719287 gene encoding neutral ceramidase 1, translated to MELFSRVHFNILRACVGSWFWIAIFLLLHSGKGGNSKYLIGLGSYDITGPAADVNMMGYANTGQIAAGVHLRLRARTFIVAEPQGKRVVFVNLDACMASQLVTIKVLERLKARYGDLYNEKNVAISGIHTHAGPGGYLQYVVYIVTSLGFVRQSFDVLVNGIEKSIIEAHDNLSPGSIFVNKGEILDAGVNRSPSAYLNNPAAERSKYKYDVDKEMTLLKFVDDQWGPVGSFNWFATHGTSMSRTNPLISGDNKGAAARFMEDWFEQRGVSDEFASEGIPRRVSNIVSGHSEHHELLELAASFQSPSGKPATRTLSVARRVRGVLRQANKPAFVSAFCQSNCGDVSPNVHGAFCIDSGLPCDFNHSTCGGKNELCYGRGPGYPDEFESTRIIGERQFKTAVDLFNKASETLKSKIDYRHAYIDFSQLEVKIPKQGGYEVVKTCPAAMGFGFAAGTTDGPGAFDFKQGDDQGNPFWKLVRNLLKTPGKEQVDCQHPKPILLDTGEMKEPYDWAPSILPIQILRIGQLAILSVPGEFTTMAGRRLRDAVKTVLSAGNNGEIHVVIAGLTNTYSQYVTTFEEYEVQRYEGASTLYGPHTLSAYIQEFKKLASALVANKEVEPGPQPPDLLNKQISLLTPVVMDATPPGVNFGDVSTDVPQNATFKRGDLVKVVFWSACPRNDLMTEGTFALVEFLRGKDTWVPAYDDDDFCLRFKWSRPSKLSTRSHATMEWRIPKSATPGVYRIKHFGASKSLFGSIRHFKGASSAFVVA
- the LOC133034409 gene encoding uncharacterized protein LOC133034409; protein product: MERFGFSTHFINLVMCCVTTVSYSILLNGKPLKRFKPERGIRQGDPMSPYLFLLCNEVLSRLLSLEQDRGRLHGIKVARNVPALSHLMFADDTIIFSRANLRDIETLNDCIQQFEEWSGQKCSKQKSGILFSGNCSNSLKEAIENKLDMSVISDSEKHLGNPFIFGRSKRKDFHFLKSKLVERLEGWKLKSLSKAGRLVYINSVALALPNYAMSTFKIPLSSCRELDAIVRKFWWNGSLDNQYMWAAKSWNSICQPKMLGGLGFRRFEDINHALLAKLAWMLACGINRPWCDIMKGKYFPRESFWSVQEKPTDSFLWRGILRARNTIAKGACSVLATGEDVDVWWQPWIPWLDYVQFRELMESIRSKAPSMQSVADLMYRSTRKWNLGYLRYLFGSDMGTKIGGIQINVNASTDTLIWKNSLVGKFSVKGAYWVEQQERFGEKEDLWRWIWNSKIHPRLSLLLWRVCSNVLPTGDKFPSVEVNFCPLCHTAPESSLHLFTKCSIALALWFSSPWPIRIDRVMGTNMKEVMRNLCSSIDHTNRPNFINCIGVILDCIWNTRNKVFHTENYVPNVNLLRGEISSRLAEIQLIVGENDSRSTYTERESQSRITTTKTVMVDGSFKEGKYGCAMVAMDMSSMEWWHGISSGVGDSALEAEMQAVLLSLQWAEMQQWDNLTIISDSKVLVEAIRSKNTPDWKCSALFSLILGKLSVFSACFVVFVRREHFTVVDDLAKSARVCLADCQFSTGEGFPPVNPSSLVFSI